In the Clostridium beijerinckii genome, one interval contains:
- a CDS encoding tetratricopeptide repeat protein has protein sequence MEILSLGEKIKRRRKQLNMTLKDLAKDRITPGQISLVESGRSNPSVDLLEYLADALNTNVEYLMESEESQAEKISLYYEQVGESCILQGDYEKGQRYIDNALYYCEKYNLEYRKAMIYFITAKSYMYKRDFPMAQKFFLSANVIFVKNNNYEQIIKTFLHLANIALELKAYHSSSSYLKQAEKVYIDNKVVDEFLMGEIYYNMARTYYDVEELDLALEYSCLARNRFEQVYNDEDYARNLFSLAEEFNKKGDLPNAIKYSKKTLEVYKKIQYNKSIVNIEHNLGKLFYELGNLDESLKHYDISKSISTQNRVGCINDILIDICKSYLKLKNTEQCSKILKDIENRIEEHDIDRKIECKLIKYTMFNIDDKPEQAESVLIDTYVLAKNSGKLSKAAELAMRVGKYFIDKKEEEEASYYLNQGIKLFDEAEKLENYKL, from the coding sequence ATGGAAATTCTATCATTGGGAGAAAAGATCAAGAGAAGAAGAAAACAATTGAATATGACGTTGAAGGATTTGGCAAAAGACAGAATAACTCCAGGACAAATAAGTTTGGTAGAATCTGGCCGTTCGAATCCATCAGTAGATTTGCTAGAATATTTAGCTGATGCATTGAACACAAATGTAGAATATTTAATGGAATCAGAAGAAAGCCAAGCTGAAAAGATTAGTTTATATTACGAACAGGTAGGGGAATCATGCATACTCCAGGGAGATTACGAAAAAGGTCAAAGATATATTGATAATGCTCTATACTACTGTGAAAAATATAATCTAGAATATAGAAAAGCAATGATATATTTTATAACAGCAAAATCCTACATGTATAAAAGAGATTTTCCTATGGCTCAGAAGTTTTTTTTATCAGCAAATGTAATTTTTGTAAAAAATAATAATTATGAGCAGATAATAAAAACTTTCCTACATTTAGCTAATATTGCTTTAGAATTAAAGGCATATCATTCTTCTAGTAGTTACTTAAAACAGGCTGAAAAGGTATATATAGACAATAAGGTTGTAGATGAATTTTTAATGGGAGAAATATACTACAATATGGCTAGAACATATTACGATGTAGAAGAACTGGATTTAGCCTTAGAATATTCTTGTCTAGCAAGAAATAGATTTGAACAAGTCTATAATGATGAAGATTATGCGAGAAATCTATTCTCTTTAGCAGAAGAATTTAATAAAAAAGGTGACTTGCCGAATGCAATAAAGTATTCAAAGAAAACATTAGAAGTATATAAAAAGATACAGTATAACAAGAGCATAGTTAATATAGAACATAATTTAGGAAAGTTATTTTATGAACTAGGAAATTTAGATGAATCTCTTAAGCATTATGATATATCAAAAAGTATTAGTACACAAAATCGTGTAGGATGTATAAATGATATACTAATAGATATTTGTAAAAGTTATCTGAAGTTAAAGAATACTGAACAATGTAGCAAAATACTAAAAGATATAGAAAATAGAATTGAAGAGCATGATATAGACAGAAAAATCGAATGTAAACTAATAAAATATACTATGTTCAATATTGACGATAAACCAGAACAAGCAGAAAGTGTATTGATTGATACATATGTGCTAGCAAAAAATAGCGGAAAGTTGTCGAAGGCTGCTGAATTAGCTATGAGAGTCGGAAAATATTTCATAGATAAAAAAGAAGAAGAAGAGGCTTCATATTACTTAAATCAAGGAATAAAGTTATTTGATGAAGCAGAAAAGTTAGAAAATTACAAATTATAA
- a CDS encoding transcriptional regulator, producing MEILSTGEKIKRARVFKGITLKELCGNKISIAKMSCIENGKIKADTELLNYIAEKIEIDVDYLIEDVYEQISNNLNIIKRNVSSDTDSESKLKDNLSYALKYKYYDLAFELIHILFSYYVEENKVENIQLIVSQYYDLYQRNNTEENTAIYFKDMARYLSQNGEYIEAISYYSKLREMFRLKEDGFDSSEYCLIGYNEALCYQNLRKSEEAYSILSEIIGYVDDLKTDESKGKIYHIYATVCIKLKKDYVDEYKKKAFQYQKYNPISLAASHGNYGKYYFEVEEKEKAISEIEDGIKIFPQDNVEKYVEFLNYCTKILIDNSEYEIAYRITEESLNLAIMTDNIKLIEKSYYFKGIILQKMDKHLEAEKYMNLSLDSLFKFGTREERRNRYVDMGKLYYKLGLTADSLKYFNLALAVDKKI from the coding sequence TTGGAAATACTATCTACTGGCGAAAAGATAAAAAGAGCTAGAGTATTTAAAGGTATAACATTGAAAGAATTATGCGGAAATAAGATTTCAATTGCCAAGATGAGCTGTATAGAAAATGGAAAGATTAAGGCAGATACCGAATTACTGAATTATATAGCTGAGAAGATAGAAATAGATGTAGATTATTTAATAGAAGACGTATATGAACAAATTTCAAATAATCTAAATATAATAAAGAGGAATGTATCTTCCGATACTGATTCTGAAAGTAAGTTGAAAGATAACCTAAGCTATGCACTAAAATATAAATATTATGATTTAGCTTTTGAATTAATACACATATTATTCTCGTATTATGTAGAAGAAAATAAGGTTGAAAATATTCAGCTTATAGTTTCTCAATATTATGATTTATATCAAAGAAATAATACGGAAGAAAATACAGCTATCTACTTTAAAGATATGGCACGTTATTTATCTCAAAATGGTGAATATATTGAGGCTATTTCTTACTACAGCAAGCTTAGAGAAATGTTTAGATTGAAAGAAGATGGATTTGATAGTTCAGAGTACTGTTTAATAGGCTACAATGAGGCTCTGTGTTATCAGAATTTAAGAAAATCTGAAGAAGCATATAGCATTTTATCAGAAATCATAGGATATGTTGATGACCTTAAAACAGATGAAAGCAAGGGAAAAATATATCATATATATGCTACAGTATGCATTAAGCTTAAAAAAGATTATGTTGATGAATATAAAAAGAAAGCATTTCAATATCAAAAATATAATCCTATTTCTCTGGCAGCATCCCATGGAAATTATGGAAAGTATTATTTTGAAGTAGAAGAAAAGGAAAAAGCAATCTCTGAAATAGAAGATGGAATAAAGATATTTCCACAAGATAATGTAGAAAAATATGTGGAGTTTTTGAATTATTGTACAAAAATATTAATTGATAATTCAGAGTATGAGATAGCTTATAGGATTACAGAAGAATCATTAAATTTAGCTATTATGACTGATAATATAAAGTTAATTGAGAAGTCATATTATTTTAAAGGTATAATTCTTCAGAAAATGGACAAACATTTGGAAGCGGAAAAATATATGAATCTATCATTAGATTCGTTGTTTAAATTTGGTACCAGAGAAGAAAGAAGAAATAGATATGTAGATATGGGTAAGCTTTATTATAAGCTTGGACTTACAGCGGATTCGCTAAAATACTTTAATCTTGCATTAGCTGTTGATAAAAAAATCTAA